In Ischnura elegans chromosome 6, ioIscEleg1.1, whole genome shotgun sequence, one genomic interval encodes:
- the LOC124161471 gene encoding uncharacterized protein LOC124161471 — protein MSRCRRQKSKGIIRERHNLQSKKAQRILRRASTALLRERVQHTRWAIQKCTEELYDLHLALSASLNNTDWETLDRITWNSASITFISTKEKQVKKFEHLHSRQHPELETHGPKKDRSVVNLTDIHLSDAAISVLSKGLNFAVAPARLPKEELVTEVEYAVRKLPKEEADELRGEVSRILLNSKTPVNNVNREEKKALRELRTNDDIIITPADKGNATVVMNKEDYISKINGLLNDDTYSEEKLDPTSRTQKGIKHIINQSSIPPEERKWIIESAPKPPRLYGLPKIHKQGVPLRPIVSAIDSPSHKLAKYLAQQLVPFSGQTSTHVKNSAHFIEIIKKAKISKDDILVSFDVVSLFTNIPIGEAVEIIKTFTSDGPPRRHPKDGGILPEKLLLHVERKILQANKWCCNGGPHSPPHHRQIAFLSSWQE, from the exons atgagtcgttgtagaagacagaAAAGTAAAGGAATAATCCGAGAGCGACATAATCTTCAG TCGAAGAAAGCTCAAAGGATTCTCCGGAGAGCCAGCACAGCCCTGCTAAGGGAAAGGGTGCAGCACACGAGATGGGCTATCCAAAAATGCACGGAGGAGCTGTATGATTTGCACTTAGCTCTTAGTGCATCCTTGAACAACACGGATTGGGAAACATTAGACAGAATTACGTGGAATTCTGCCTCCATAACCTTCATCTCAACAAAAGAGAAGCAGGTAAAAAAGTTTGAACATCTTCACAGCCGTCAACACCCGGAGCTAGAAACCCATGGCCCTAAAAAGGACCGTTCAGTAGTGAACCTGACTGATATTCATCTAAGTGACGCAGCTATCAGCGTCCTTTCCAAGGGACTTAACTTCGCCGTTGCTCCTGCCCGCTTACCCAAGGAAGAACTAGTGACAGAAGTGGAATACGCCGTACGGAAGCTACCTAAGGAAGAGGCTGATGAACTTCGAGGTGAAGTGAGCCGTATACTGCTCAATTCCAAAACCCCTGTAAACAACGTCAACCGAGAGGAGAAAAAAGCCTTGAGAGAACTTCGGACGAACGACGACATTATTATCACACCGGCGGATAAAGGGAACGCAACTGTAGTGATGAATAAAGAAGACTACATTAGTAAAATCAACGGTCTCCTGAACGATGATACTTACTCCGAAGAAAAACTGGATCCCACCTCCAGGACTCAAAAAGGAATCAAACACATCATCAACCAGTCTTCGATCCCTCCAGAAGAAAGAAAGTGGATCATCGAGTCGGCGCCCAAACCACCTAGATTATATGGTCTACCCAAGATCCATAAGCAAGGTGTCCCTCTACGACCAATAGTGAGTGCAATAGACTCTCCCTCTCATAAACTTGCAAAATACTTGGCCCAGCAACTCGTACCGTTCTCCGGTCAGACGTCTACGCATGTAAAGAACTCCGCTCACTTCATTGAGAttataaaaaaggccaaaataagcaaggatgatattttagtgagtttcGATGTAGTGTCTCTCTTCACAAACATCCCAATTGGTGAAGCCGTAGAGATTATCAAGACATTCACAAGTGACGGCCCTCCCAGAAGACATCCCAAAGATGGTGGAATTTTGCCTGAGAAACTCCTACTTCACGTGGAACGGAAAATTCTACAGGCAAACAAATGGTGCTGCAATGGGGGTCCCCACTCTCCCCCG catcataggcagattgccttcttGAGCAGTTGGCAAGAATAG